The following proteins are encoded in a genomic region of Coregonus clupeaformis isolate EN_2021a chromosome 14, ASM2061545v1, whole genome shotgun sequence:
- the LOC121581020 gene encoding zinc finger protein 830-like, protein MPPKNKQKKVIHQDELRRLMRAKQRQTIDKNRVESPYAKYNSLDHLSCVLCNERVKNELLWQTHILGKQHKEKVAELKGSKQSSTSQGPQPPLKRKAFDSEDTNGKKSKPVAGTEKSSTSRLPDDFFAKPAPPGPKKLTGILKKTTSAGLSLLAGVYDEDDNDEDEAGDQGAASSLVVQKGAPAPGLPPDFFDNSTIPAVPAASHSGSILKPDETEKSVEKKGNTPEALPEGFFDDPVRDAKVRNVDAPKDQMDKEWEEFQKEMRQVNTKSEAIVAEDDEEGRLERQIDEIDEQIECYRRVEVLRDKQDMVKKVVKEKTENQEDSSGSDEDEEKLLHLLSRDWRAKGALA, encoded by the coding sequence ATGCCTCCAAAAAATAAGCAGAAGAAAGTGATACATCAAGATGAACTGCGACGGTTAATGAGAGCGAAACAAAGGCAAACGATAGATAAGAATCGTGTCGAATCCCCATACGCCAAGTACAACAGTCTCGATCACCTTAGCTGCGTACTCTGCAACGAGCGGGTAAAGAATGAACTATTGTGGCAGACTCACATTCTTGGAAAACAGCACAAGGAGAAAGTTGCCGAGCTCAAGGGGTCTAAACAAAGTTCTACAAGTCAAGGACCCCAGCCCCCGCTGAAAAGGAAAGCATTTGATTCTGAAGACACGAATGGGAAGAAGTCTAAACCAGTGGCAGGTACAGAGAAGTCATCTACGTCAAGGCTGCCTGATGATTTCTTTGCGAAACCTGCCCCGCCAGGGCCGAAGAAACTAACTGGAATTTTGAAAAAAACGACATCTGCTGGATTGAGTCTGCTGGCCGGAGTCTATGATGAGGACGACAATGATGAAGATGAGGCTGGTGACCAGGGGGCAGCCTCTAGCTTGGTTGTGCAGAAGGGGGCACCTGCCCCAGGACTCCCACCTGATTTCTTTGACAACAGCACCATTCCAGCAGTCCCAGCTGCTTCTCATTCGGGGTCTATCCTCAAACCAGATGAAACTGAGAAGAGTGTGGAGAAGAAGGGAAATACACCTGAAGCACTACCAGAAGGCTTCTTTGACGACCCAGTGAGAGATGCCAAAGTCCGTAATGTGGATGCCCCCAAAGATCAAATGGATAAGGAGTGGGAAGAGTTCCAAAAGGAAATGCGGCAGGTGAACACCAAATCAGAGGCCATTGTAGCTGAGGATGACGAGGAGGGTCGTCTTGAGCGTCAGATTGATGAAATTGATGAGCAAATCGAATGTTACCGGAGGGTTGAGGTATTGAGAGATAAGCAAGATATGGTGAAGAAGGTTGTGAAGGAGAAAACAGAAAACCAGGAAGACTCCAGCGGAAGCGATGAGGACGAAGAAAAACTTCTCCACTTGTTGTCAAGGGACTGGCGGGCCAAAGGGGCCCTTGCTTAA
- the LOC121581018 gene encoding ankyrin repeat domain-containing protein 13C isoform X1 — translation MTGEKIRTLRKDHNKPSIKDGDIMETYDESTNVTMSSPTPNGTIIMYKSNKNHNKTVKPLVLQQLSNINANNINGNQSVVAIIDDNNKNPIILTNGNEDLNLEFPVHECVFKGDVRRLSSLIRTQNISQKDVHGNTPLHLAVMMGHKECALLLLAHNAPVKVKNAQGWSPLAEAISYGDRQMITALLRKLKQQSRESVEDKRPKLLRALKELGDFYLELHWDFQSWVPLLSRILPSDNCKIYKQGINIRLDTTLVDFTDMKCQRGDLNFIFNGDAPPAKSFYVLDNEQKVYQRIHHEESEMETEEEVDILMSSDVYSATLSTKSITFSRSQIGWLFREDKTERVGNFLADFYSVNGLVLESRKRREHLSEEDILRNKAVMESLSKGGNLVEQNYEPQRRLSLLAPDPNTISWEEYISAEHGKAPHLGRELVCKESKKNFKATVAMSQDFPLGIESLLNVLEVIAPFKHFNKLREFVQMKLPPGFPVKLDIPVFPTITATVTFQEFRYEDFDESIFSIPAEYKEDPSRFPDL, via the exons ATGACCGGGGAAAAGATTCGCACGTTACGGAAAGACCATAACAAGCCTAGTATTAAGGATGGGGATATAATGGAAACCTATGATGAATCTACAAATGTGACAATGTCATCTCCAACCCCCAACGGTACCATCATCATGTACAAATCAAACAAGAACCATAACAAGACGGTGAAACCTTTGGTACTGCAGCAGCTGTCGAATATCAATGCAAACAACATCAATGGCAATCAATCAGTTGTCGCCATCATCGATGACAATAACAAGAACCCCATCATTCTGACCAATGGCAATGAGGACTTGAATTTGGAATTCCCTGTTCACGAATGTGTGTTCAAAGGAGATGTGCGTCGCTTGTCCTCACTCATTCGGACCCAGAACATCTCCCAGAAAGATGTACATG GAAACACACCTCTTCACTTAGCTGTGATGATGGGCCACAAAG AGTGTGCCCTCCTGCTCCTGGCCCATAATGCCCCTGTGAAGGTGAAGAATGCACAGGGCTGGAGCCccctggcagaggccatcagctATGGAGACCGACAGATGA tTACGGCTCTGCTGCGGAAGTTGAAACAGCAGTCCAGAGAGAGTGTGGAGGACAAGAGGCCCAAGCTGCTGAGAGCACTGAAAGAG CTTGGTGACTTCTACTTGGAGCTTCACTGGGACTTTCAAAGTTGGG TGCCCTTGCTCTCCCGGATTCTGCCATCTGATAACTGCAAGATCTACAAGCAGGGGATCAACATCAG ACTGGACACCACTCTGGTAGACTTCACGGATATGAAGTGTCAGAGAGGAGACCTCAACTTCATCTTCAACGGAGACGCTCCGCCCGCTAAGTCCTTTTATGTTCTGGACAATGAGCAGAAGGTGTACCAGCGTATACATCACGAG GAGTCTGAGATGGAGACTGAGGAAGAGGTGGACATCCTGATGAGCAGTGACGTCTATTCTGCCACCCTGTCCACCAAGTCCATCACCTTCTCCCGCAGTCAGATCGGCTGGCTCTTCAGAGAGGACAAGACA GAGAGGGTTGGTAACTTCCTGGCGGACTTTTACTCTGTGAACGGCCTGGTGCTGGAGTCCAGGAAGCGCCGGGAGCACCTGAGTGAGGAGGACATCCTGAGGAACAAGGCAGTCATGGAGAGCTTGAGCAAAGGAGGCAACCTGGTGGAGCAGAACTATGAG CCTCAGAGAAGGCTGTCCCTCTTGGCTCCAGATCCCAACACTATCTCCTGGGAGGAGTACATCTCTGCAGAGCACGGAAA GGCACCTCATCTTGGGAGAGAGCTTGTGTGTAAGGAGAGCAAGAAGAACTTCAAAGCGACCGTAGCCATGAGCCAGGATTTCCCTCTGGGCATTGAGTC GTTATTGAATGTGTTGGAGGTCATAGCCCCATTTAAGCACTTCAACAAACTCCGAGAATTCGTTCAAATGAAGCTTCCTCCTGGGTTCCCAGTCAAGCTTG ACATCCCTGTGTTCCCCACTATCACAGCAACGGTCACCTTCCAGGAGTTCCGCTACGAAGACTTTGACGAGTCCATCTTCTCCATCCCAGCGGAATACAAGGAGGATCCCAGCCGcttccctgacctctga
- the LOC121581018 gene encoding ankyrin repeat domain-containing protein 13C isoform X2 produces MMGHKECALLLLAHNAPVKVKNAQGWSPLAEAISYGDRQMITALLRKLKQQSRESVEDKRPKLLRALKELGDFYLELHWDFQSWVPLLSRILPSDNCKIYKQGINIRLDTTLVDFTDMKCQRGDLNFIFNGDAPPAKSFYVLDNEQKVYQRIHHEESEMETEEEVDILMSSDVYSATLSTKSITFSRSQIGWLFREDKTERVGNFLADFYSVNGLVLESRKRREHLSEEDILRNKAVMESLSKGGNLVEQNYEPQRRLSLLAPDPNTISWEEYISAEHGKAPHLGRELVCKESKKNFKATVAMSQDFPLGIESLLNVLEVIAPFKHFNKLREFVQMKLPPGFPVKLDIPVFPTITATVTFQEFRYEDFDESIFSIPAEYKEDPSRFPDL; encoded by the exons ATGATGGGCCACAAAG AGTGTGCCCTCCTGCTCCTGGCCCATAATGCCCCTGTGAAGGTGAAGAATGCACAGGGCTGGAGCCccctggcagaggccatcagctATGGAGACCGACAGATGA tTACGGCTCTGCTGCGGAAGTTGAAACAGCAGTCCAGAGAGAGTGTGGAGGACAAGAGGCCCAAGCTGCTGAGAGCACTGAAAGAG CTTGGTGACTTCTACTTGGAGCTTCACTGGGACTTTCAAAGTTGGG TGCCCTTGCTCTCCCGGATTCTGCCATCTGATAACTGCAAGATCTACAAGCAGGGGATCAACATCAG ACTGGACACCACTCTGGTAGACTTCACGGATATGAAGTGTCAGAGAGGAGACCTCAACTTCATCTTCAACGGAGACGCTCCGCCCGCTAAGTCCTTTTATGTTCTGGACAATGAGCAGAAGGTGTACCAGCGTATACATCACGAG GAGTCTGAGATGGAGACTGAGGAAGAGGTGGACATCCTGATGAGCAGTGACGTCTATTCTGCCACCCTGTCCACCAAGTCCATCACCTTCTCCCGCAGTCAGATCGGCTGGCTCTTCAGAGAGGACAAGACA GAGAGGGTTGGTAACTTCCTGGCGGACTTTTACTCTGTGAACGGCCTGGTGCTGGAGTCCAGGAAGCGCCGGGAGCACCTGAGTGAGGAGGACATCCTGAGGAACAAGGCAGTCATGGAGAGCTTGAGCAAAGGAGGCAACCTGGTGGAGCAGAACTATGAG CCTCAGAGAAGGCTGTCCCTCTTGGCTCCAGATCCCAACACTATCTCCTGGGAGGAGTACATCTCTGCAGAGCACGGAAA GGCACCTCATCTTGGGAGAGAGCTTGTGTGTAAGGAGAGCAAGAAGAACTTCAAAGCGACCGTAGCCATGAGCCAGGATTTCCCTCTGGGCATTGAGTC GTTATTGAATGTGTTGGAGGTCATAGCCCCATTTAAGCACTTCAACAAACTCCGAGAATTCGTTCAAATGAAGCTTCCTCCTGGGTTCCCAGTCAAGCTTG ACATCCCTGTGTTCCCCACTATCACAGCAACGGTCACCTTCCAGGAGTTCCGCTACGAAGACTTTGACGAGTCCATCTTCTCCATCCCAGCGGAATACAAGGAGGATCCCAGCCGcttccctgacctctga
- the LOC121581021 gene encoding serine/arginine-rich splicing factor 11 isoform X2 has translation MNCTTNVVQVTNVSPSTTSEQMRMLFGFLGTIEELKLFPPDESPLPVTSRVCFVKFQESESVGVSQHLTNTVFVDRALIVVPFAEGVIPEEAKALSLLAPANAVAGILPGGGLLPTPNPMSNPQMGGNPFGGPSMDAMAAFGFPNPNMNMNPQSFPTDQLLKFMSQVDPKMNHMGVGMNMNINMNPGLKADSSNKEIEEAMKRVREAQSLISAAIEPGNKESKRKHSRSRSRSRRRRSRSRSRHRRSKSRSRRRSHSRSRRRSKSPRRRSGRSHSKDRSRPSPSKSRDRKKEERDKKRSKTPPKSYSTARRSRSIDRRRRRSRSASRSPKKSPKRKVSRTPSPRRHKKEKKRDKEREKDRERRSDKDRSRDERKEKKERCKDKEREREKTDGEKGDVKMSLQVTRDYDEEEQGYDSEKERERLDKKDSDQDSGAQSTHSVEGNGTGFSKVNGDDHREEDDMDVSD, from the exons TGAATCGCCTCTGCCAGTGACGTCGCGTGTGTGTTTTGTGAAGTTTCAAGAATCAGAGTCGGTGGGGGTGTCTCAACATCTGACCAACACCGTCTTCGTGGACAGGGCGCTGATCGTCGTCCCTTTTGCCGAAG GTGTTATCCCGGAGGAGGCTAAAGCTTTGTCACTGCTGGCGCCAGCAAATGCTGTTGCAGGGATTCTGCCCGGGGGAGGTCTCCTTCCAACACCAAACCCCATGTCTAATCCACAG ATGGGTGGCAATCCTTTCGGTGGTCCCTCCATGGATGCGATGGCAGCGTTCGGGTTTCCAAACCCCAATATGAATATGAACCCCCAG TCTTTTCCTACTGACCAGCTTCTGAAGTTTATGTCGCAGGTGGATCCAAA AATGAACCACATGGGTGTAGGGATGAACATGAACATAAACATGAATCCGGGCCTGAAGGCAGACTCCTCCAACAAAGAGATAGAAGAGGCCATGAAGAGGGTCAGAGAGGCCCAGTCACTAATCTCTGCTGCCATCGAGCCTGGGA ACAAGGAGAGCAAGAGGAAGCACTCACgttccaggtccaggtctagacGCAGAAGGTCCCGCTCTCGCTCCAGACACAG GCGTTCAAAGAGCAGGTCAAGGAGACGCTCGCACTCCAGGAGCAGGAGACGCTCCAAGAGCCCCCGAAGGAGGAGTGGGAGGTCCCACTCCAAAGACAGGAGCAGACCATCACCAAGCAAATCCAG GGATAGGAAGAAAGAGGAGCGGGATAAAAAGCGCTCTAAAACACCTCCGAAAAGCTACAGTACTGCCAGGAGGTCTCGCAGTATCGATCG AAGGCGGAGAAGGAGTCGCAGTGCCAGCCGATCTCCTAAGAAATCCCCCAAGAGGAAAGTCTCCAGGACTCCCTCTCCTAGAAG acataagaaggagaagaagagggacaaggaaagagagaaggaccGTGAGCGCAGGAGCGATAAAGACCGCAGTCGGGATGAACGGAAGGAAAAGAAAGAAAGGTGTAAAGACaaggaaagagaaagggagaaaacTGATGGAGAGAAAGGAGATGTGAAG ATGTCTTTGCAGGTCACCAGAGACTATGATGAGGAAGAGCAGGGCTACgacagtgagaaggagagggagaggctggACAAGAAGGATTCCGACCAGGACTCCGGAGCCCAGTCTACTCACTCGGTGGAAGGCAATGGCACTGGGTTTTCCAAAGTCAATGGAGACGATCATCGCGAAGAGGACGACATGGATGTCAGTGATTGA
- the LOC121581021 gene encoding serine/arginine-rich splicing factor 11 isoform X3 → MSNPQVGLLPTPNPMSYPQMGGNPFGGPSMDAMAAFGFPNPNMNMNPQSFPTDQLLKFMSQVDPKMNHMGVGMNMNINMNPGLKADSSNKEIEEAMKRVREAQSLISAAIEPGNKESKRKHSRSRSRSRRRRSRSRSRHRRSKSRSRRRSHSRSRRRSKSPRRRSGRSHSKDRSRPSPSKSRDRKKEERDKKRSKTPPKSYSTARRSRSIDRRRRRSRSASRSPKKSPKRKVSRTPSPRRHKKEKKRDKEREKDRERRSDKDRSRDERKEKKERCKDKEREREKTDGEKGDVKMSLQVTRDYDEEEQGYDSEKERERLDKKDSDQDSGAQSTHSVEGNGTGFSKVNGDDHREEDDMDVSD, encoded by the exons ATGTCTAATCCACAGGTAGGACTTCTCCCAACACCAAACCCCATGTCCTATCCACAG ATGGGTGGCAATCCTTTCGGTGGTCCCTCCATGGATGCGATGGCAGCGTTCGGGTTTCCAAACCCCAATATGAATATGAACCCCCAG TCTTTTCCTACTGACCAGCTTCTGAAGTTTATGTCGCAGGTGGATCCAAA AATGAACCACATGGGTGTAGGGATGAACATGAACATAAACATGAATCCGGGCCTGAAGGCAGACTCCTCCAACAAAGAGATAGAAGAGGCCATGAAGAGGGTCAGAGAGGCCCAGTCACTAATCTCTGCTGCCATCGAGCCTGGGA ACAAGGAGAGCAAGAGGAAGCACTCACgttccaggtccaggtctagacGCAGAAGGTCCCGCTCTCGCTCCAGACACAG GCGTTCAAAGAGCAGGTCAAGGAGACGCTCGCACTCCAGGAGCAGGAGACGCTCCAAGAGCCCCCGAAGGAGGAGTGGGAGGTCCCACTCCAAAGACAGGAGCAGACCATCACCAAGCAAATCCAG GGATAGGAAGAAAGAGGAGCGGGATAAAAAGCGCTCTAAAACACCTCCGAAAAGCTACAGTACTGCCAGGAGGTCTCGCAGTATCGATCG AAGGCGGAGAAGGAGTCGCAGTGCCAGCCGATCTCCTAAGAAATCCCCCAAGAGGAAAGTCTCCAGGACTCCCTCTCCTAGAAG acataagaaggagaagaagagggacaaggaaagagagaaggaccGTGAGCGCAGGAGCGATAAAGACCGCAGTCGGGATGAACGGAAGGAAAAGAAAGAAAGGTGTAAAGACaaggaaagagaaagggagaaaacTGATGGAGAGAAAGGAGATGTGAAG ATGTCTTTGCAGGTCACCAGAGACTATGATGAGGAAGAGCAGGGCTACgacagtgagaaggagagggagaggctggACAAGAAGGATTCCGACCAGGACTCCGGAGCCCAGTCTACTCACTCGGTGGAAGGCAATGGCACTGGGTTTTCCAAAGTCAATGGAGACGATCATCGCGAAGAGGACGACATGGATGTCAGTGATTGA
- the LOC121581021 gene encoding serine/arginine-rich splicing factor 11 isoform X1, translated as MNCTTNVVQVTNVSPSTTSEQMRMLFGFLGTIEELKLFPPDESPLPVTSRVCFVKFQESESVGVSQHLTNTVFVDRALIVVPFAEGVIPEEAKALSLLAPANAVAGILPGGGLLPTPNPMSNPQVGLLPTPNPMSYPQMGGNPFGGPSMDAMAAFGFPNPNMNMNPQSFPTDQLLKFMSQVDPKMNHMGVGMNMNINMNPGLKADSSNKEIEEAMKRVREAQSLISAAIEPGNKESKRKHSRSRSRSRRRRSRSRSRHRRSKSRSRRRSHSRSRRRSKSPRRRSGRSHSKDRSRPSPSKSRDRKKEERDKKRSKTPPKSYSTARRSRSIDRRRRRSRSASRSPKKSPKRKVSRTPSPRRHKKEKKRDKEREKDRERRSDKDRSRDERKEKKERCKDKEREREKTDGEKGDVKMSLQVTRDYDEEEQGYDSEKERERLDKKDSDQDSGAQSTHSVEGNGTGFSKVNGDDHREEDDMDVSD; from the exons TGAATCGCCTCTGCCAGTGACGTCGCGTGTGTGTTTTGTGAAGTTTCAAGAATCAGAGTCGGTGGGGGTGTCTCAACATCTGACCAACACCGTCTTCGTGGACAGGGCGCTGATCGTCGTCCCTTTTGCCGAAG GTGTTATCCCGGAGGAGGCTAAAGCTTTGTCACTGCTGGCGCCAGCAAATGCTGTTGCAGGGATTCTGCCCGGGGGAGGTCTCCTTCCAACACCAAACCCCATGTCTAATCCACAGGTAGGACTTCTCCCAACACCAAACCCCATGTCCTATCCACAG ATGGGTGGCAATCCTTTCGGTGGTCCCTCCATGGATGCGATGGCAGCGTTCGGGTTTCCAAACCCCAATATGAATATGAACCCCCAG TCTTTTCCTACTGACCAGCTTCTGAAGTTTATGTCGCAGGTGGATCCAAA AATGAACCACATGGGTGTAGGGATGAACATGAACATAAACATGAATCCGGGCCTGAAGGCAGACTCCTCCAACAAAGAGATAGAAGAGGCCATGAAGAGGGTCAGAGAGGCCCAGTCACTAATCTCTGCTGCCATCGAGCCTGGGA ACAAGGAGAGCAAGAGGAAGCACTCACgttccaggtccaggtctagacGCAGAAGGTCCCGCTCTCGCTCCAGACACAG GCGTTCAAAGAGCAGGTCAAGGAGACGCTCGCACTCCAGGAGCAGGAGACGCTCCAAGAGCCCCCGAAGGAGGAGTGGGAGGTCCCACTCCAAAGACAGGAGCAGACCATCACCAAGCAAATCCAG GGATAGGAAGAAAGAGGAGCGGGATAAAAAGCGCTCTAAAACACCTCCGAAAAGCTACAGTACTGCCAGGAGGTCTCGCAGTATCGATCG AAGGCGGAGAAGGAGTCGCAGTGCCAGCCGATCTCCTAAGAAATCCCCCAAGAGGAAAGTCTCCAGGACTCCCTCTCCTAGAAG acataagaaggagaagaagagggacaaggaaagagagaaggaccGTGAGCGCAGGAGCGATAAAGACCGCAGTCGGGATGAACGGAAGGAAAAGAAAGAAAGGTGTAAAGACaaggaaagagaaagggagaaaacTGATGGAGAGAAAGGAGATGTGAAG ATGTCTTTGCAGGTCACCAGAGACTATGATGAGGAAGAGCAGGGCTACgacagtgagaaggagagggagaggctggACAAGAAGGATTCCGACCAGGACTCCGGAGCCCAGTCTACTCACTCGGTGGAAGGCAATGGCACTGGGTTTTCCAAAGTCAATGGAGACGATCATCGCGAAGAGGACGACATGGATGTCAGTGATTGA